The stretch of DNA CGAACTTCTTGAGCCTGGTCTGCGCCGCGGCGTAGCGGGTGGCCAGCGCGTGCGAGACGGAGGCGGCCTGGCGGAGGGTGACCACCAGCTTCTTCAGCTTGGCGTGCTCCTCGTCCCAGCGGCGGCCGAGCTCCTCGAAGCGGGCGAAGCGCTCCTTGCGGGCCTCGTGGAAGGAGTCGAAGCCGCCGCCGTGCACCCAGACGCTGCTGCCGCCGCCACCGAAGCCCGACTCGATGCTGATGATCTTGTCGGCGCAAGCGGAGAGCAGCTCGCGGTCGTGCGAGATGAACAGGACGGTCTTGGAGGTGGCCTTGACGGCCTCCTCCAGCCAGCGCTTGCCCGGCACGTCCAGGTAGTTGTCCGGCTCGTCGAGCAGCAGCACCTCCTCGGGGCCGCGCAGCAGCGCCTCCAGCACCAGCCGCTTCTGCTCACCGCCGGAGAGGGTGTTCAGGCCGCGGAACTGCGCGCGGTCGAAGGGGGTGCCCAGGGCCGCCATGGTGCAGACGTCCCAGGTGGTCTCGTACTCGTAGCCGCCCACGTCGGCCCAGTCGGAGAGCGCCTGGGCGTACGCCATCTGCGTCTTCTCGTCCTCCTGCGCCATCATCGCCAGCTCGGCGGCGTCCACCGCGCGGGCGGCGGTGGCGATCTGCGCGGGGGCGACCGAGACCAGCAGGTCGCGCACCGAGGCGTCGGCCGGCAGCGCGCCCGGGGTCGCCTTGGCGTCCTCCCGGCCGGTGGTGCCGACGAACTGGCGCATCACGCCGAGCCCGCCGCTCACCGTGACGGTGCCGCCGTGCGGCTGGGTGTCGCCCGCGATCATCCGCAGCAGCGTGGTCTTGCCGGCGCCGTTGGCCCCGACCAGCGCGACGGCGGCGCCCTCGCCGACCCGGAAGGACGCGTCG from Kitasatospora sp. MMS16-BH015 encodes:
- a CDS encoding ABC-F family ATP-binding cassette domain-containing protein, which translates into the protein MGHVEISHLEYYLPDGRVLFDDASFRVGEGAAVALVGANGAGKTTLLRMIAGDTQPHGGTVTVSGGLGVMRQFVGTTGREDAKATPGALPADASVRDLLVSVAPAQIATAARAVDAAELAMMAQEDEKTQMAYAQALSDWADVGGYEYETTWDVCTMAALGTPFDRAQFRGLNTLSGGEQKRLVLEALLRGPEEVLLLDEPDNYLDVPGKRWLEEAVKATSKTVLFISHDRELLSACADKIISIESGFGGGGSSVWVHGGGFDSFHEARKERFARFEELGRRWDEEHAKLKKLVVTLRQAASVSHALATRYAAAQTRLKKFEEAGRPEEPPREQSITMRLKGGRTGVRALTIEQLELTGLMKPFDLEVFYGQRVAVLGSNGSGKSHFLRLLAGDDSVKHSGGFRLGARVVPGHFRQTHAHPELFGRTVRSIIEEEHALSRGAAMGALRRYELDRQEEQKFESLSGGQQARLMILKLELDGVTALLLDEPTDNLDLESAEALQEGLEAFEGTVLCVTHDRWFAKTFDRFLVFGADGNVYEAPEPVWDEQRVKRDR